In a genomic window of Pseudomonas oryzihabitans:
- a CDS encoding enoyl-CoA hydratase, whose protein sequence is MSEAAAESTLLLDIQDRVALVTLNRPKALNALNAQLLSDLDNLLARLDADPAVGCMVLTGSAKAFAAGADIKEMAGQGYPQIYLDDYFRVADRLAERRKPLIAAVAGYALGGGCELALLCDFIYAADTARFGLPEITLGVIPGIGGTQRLTRALGKAKAMELCLTGRQLDAAEAERAGLVAQVFPAAELLERTLETARGIASRSLPATLLLKESVNRAFETSLAEGIRFERRVFHSLFASADQKEGMAAFVEKRPAKFEHR, encoded by the coding sequence ATGAGCGAAGCCGCTGCCGAATCGACCCTGCTGCTGGACATCCAGGATCGCGTCGCCCTCGTCACCCTCAACCGGCCCAAGGCGCTCAATGCCCTCAACGCCCAGCTGCTAAGCGACCTGGATAACCTACTGGCGCGCCTGGACGCCGATCCCGCGGTGGGTTGCATGGTGCTCACCGGGTCGGCCAAGGCCTTCGCCGCCGGCGCCGACATCAAGGAGATGGCCGGGCAGGGCTATCCGCAGATCTACCTGGACGACTACTTCCGCGTCGCCGACCGCCTCGCCGAGCGGCGCAAGCCGTTGATCGCCGCGGTGGCGGGCTACGCCCTGGGCGGCGGCTGCGAATTGGCGCTGCTGTGCGATTTCATCTACGCCGCGGACACGGCGCGCTTCGGCCTGCCGGAGATCACCCTCGGCGTCATCCCCGGCATCGGCGGTACCCAGCGCCTGACCCGCGCCCTGGGCAAGGCCAAGGCCATGGAGCTGTGCCTCACCGGTCGGCAGCTGGACGCCGCCGAGGCCGAGCGCGCCGGCCTGGTCGCCCAGGTGTTTCCCGCGGCCGAGCTGCTGGAGCGTACCCTGGAGACCGCTCGCGGCATCGCCAGCCGTTCCCTGCCGGCGACCCTGCTGCTCAAGGAAAGCGTCAACCGCGCCTTCGAGACCAGCCTGGCCGAGGGTATCCGCTTCGAGCGCCGGGTGTTCCACTCGCTGTTCGCCAGCGCTGACCAGAAGGAGGGCATGGCCGCCTTCGTCGAGAAGCGTCCGGCCAAGTTCGAGCACCGCTGA
- a CDS encoding LysR substrate-binding domain-containing protein, with protein MRIDPLPPLTNLIAFEATVRLGSFTRAALELNLTQSAISRQVAQLEAFLGRALFRREHKRLHLTVSGQRYAERVQQLLAGLAETTAEVMDHSGEQQLVLACSSGVAALWLGPLIGEFIKAFPSIDVRLRVLDNLDTLLKPEFDLALYFLRELPPPGLAGRQLFPEWVGAYCAPDYLGGRQLPPAALLDQRLLMIEDGQRRWLSWEEWFSRLGHPATRIRQRLTVSQYPILVDLAVAGHGVVLGWRPMIDGHLRAGTLVPACADYVQGQGGYYLLWPGDRLPGLAARRFEAWLNESLAAPR; from the coding sequence ATGCGTATCGATCCCTTACCACCTCTAACCAACCTGATCGCCTTCGAGGCGACGGTGCGGCTCGGCAGCTTCACCCGCGCCGCGCTGGAGCTCAATCTCACGCAAAGCGCCATCAGCCGCCAGGTGGCGCAGTTGGAGGCCTTTCTCGGCCGCGCGCTGTTCCGCCGGGAACACAAGCGTCTGCACCTGACGGTGTCCGGGCAGCGCTACGCCGAGCGGGTCCAGCAGTTGCTGGCGGGGCTCGCGGAAACCACCGCCGAGGTCATGGACCACAGCGGCGAGCAGCAACTGGTGCTGGCTTGCTCGTCGGGGGTCGCGGCGCTCTGGCTGGGGCCGCTGATCGGCGAGTTCATCAAGGCCTTCCCCTCCATCGACGTGCGCCTGCGGGTGCTCGATAACCTCGATACCCTGCTCAAGCCGGAATTCGATCTGGCGCTCTACTTCCTGCGTGAACTGCCGCCGCCGGGGCTGGCCGGACGCCAGCTGTTTCCCGAGTGGGTCGGTGCCTACTGCGCGCCGGACTACCTGGGGGGCCGCCAACTGCCTCCTGCGGCATTGCTCGACCAGCGCCTGCTGATGATCGAGGACGGGCAGCGCCGTTGGCTGTCCTGGGAGGAATGGTTTTCCCGCCTCGGCCACCCCGCAACTCGGATTCGCCAGCGGTTGACGGTGAGCCAGTATCCCATCCTGGTCGACCTGGCCGTGGCCGGCCATGGCGTGGTGCTGGGCTGGCGACCCATGATCGACGGTCATCTGCGCGCGGGCACCCTGGTGCCGGCCTGCGCGGACTATGTGCAGGGGCAGGGCGGCTACTACCTGCTGTGGCCCGGCGATCGTCTGCCAGGCCTGGCGGCACGTCGCTTCGAAGCCTGGCTGAACGAAAGCCTGGCGGCGCCGCGCTAG
- a CDS encoding MFS transporter: MQSSTTFPGQPSLVQRRQANKAVVATVIGNGLEWFDFTVYSFFSVIIAKVFFPSASELTSYLLALATFGVGFFMRPVGGILLGIYSDRRGRKAALSLTILLMAAGTLIIAVTPGYAQWGLFAPALIVFARLLQGFSAGGEMGSATAFLTEHAPAGQKAYYSSWIQASIGVAVALGAGFGALLSALLTPEQLESWGWRLPFLFGSLIGPIGFYIRSRIDETPAYATVERAQSPLREVLRIYPRQTAISFSMIVLWTVCTYAVLFYLPSYSTRVLGLPSGLGFSAGVLGGLVLLVATPLVGRLADRYGKRRWLLGSALAIFCVAWPLFWMLNRWPGLASLLVFQLVLGLLISGYLGGLLAAFGELLPTRVLSTGLSVAYNFAVTLFGGFATFTVTWLIAATGSHLAPAFYIMFAAAISAGGAALFRDASSGHQSEASA; encoded by the coding sequence ATGCAGAGCAGCACGACTTTCCCGGGGCAACCGTCCCTCGTCCAGCGCCGCCAGGCCAACAAGGCGGTCGTCGCCACCGTGATCGGCAACGGTCTGGAGTGGTTCGATTTCACCGTCTACAGCTTCTTTTCCGTCATCATCGCCAAGGTGTTCTTTCCGAGCGCCAGCGAACTCACCTCCTATCTCTTGGCGCTGGCCACCTTCGGCGTTGGTTTCTTCATGCGTCCGGTAGGGGGCATCCTGCTCGGTATCTACTCCGACCGCCGGGGTCGCAAGGCCGCGCTGTCGCTGACCATCCTGCTGATGGCCGCCGGCACCCTGATCATCGCCGTGACCCCTGGCTACGCCCAGTGGGGCCTGTTCGCACCGGCGCTGATCGTCTTCGCCCGCTTGCTGCAGGGGTTTTCCGCCGGCGGTGAAATGGGCAGTGCCACCGCCTTTCTCACCGAGCACGCGCCCGCCGGGCAAAAGGCCTACTACTCGAGCTGGATCCAGGCCAGCATCGGGGTGGCGGTGGCCCTGGGCGCGGGCTTCGGCGCGTTGCTCTCGGCACTGCTGACCCCGGAGCAATTGGAGAGCTGGGGCTGGCGCCTGCCGTTCCTGTTCGGCTCCCTGATCGGCCCCATCGGTTTCTACATCCGTAGCCGCATCGACGAGACCCCGGCCTATGCCACCGTCGAGCGCGCCCAGTCGCCGCTGCGCGAGGTCCTGCGTATCTATCCGCGCCAGACGGCGATCAGCTTTTCCATGATCGTGCTGTGGACGGTGTGCACCTACGCCGTGCTGTTCTACCTGCCGTCCTATTCCACCCGGGTGCTGGGCCTGCCCAGTGGCCTGGGCTTCAGCGCCGGCGTGCTCGGTGGCCTGGTGCTGCTGGTCGCCACGCCGCTGGTGGGCCGTCTGGCGGATCGCTACGGCAAGCGCCGCTGGCTGCTGGGTTCAGCCCTCGCCATCTTCTGCGTCGCCTGGCCGCTGTTCTGGATGCTCAATCGCTGGCCGGGCCTGGCGTCACTGCTGGTATTCCAGCTGGTGTTGGGGCTGTTGATCTCCGGCTATCTCGGCGGGCTGCTGGCGGCCTTCGGCGAATTGTTGCCGACGCGGGTGCTCTCCACCGGACTATCGGTGGCCTACAACTTCGCGGTGACCCTGTTCGGCGGCTTCGCCACCTTCACCGTGACCTGGCTGATCGCCGCCACCGGCAGCCATCTGGCGCCGGCCTTCTACATCATGTTCGCCGCGGCCATCAGTGCCGGGGGCGCCGCGCTGTTCCGCGACGCATCCAGCGGCCATCAATCGGAAGCCTCCGCATGA
- a CDS encoding metal-dependent hydrolase family protein: MTNSTSLLLRNGKLLDLENGTLITGKEVLVEGDRITAVRDQSALSPEGVTVIDLGGRTLMPGLIDCHVHVLASSANLGFNALQPNAIIMYRALPILEGMLARGFTTVRDAGGADWALARSIALGLVPGPRIFASGKALSQTGGHGDMRARGELLLNEPCSCCFRAGAIARVVDGVDNVRKAVREELQQGATQIKIMASGGVSSPTDPIANTQYSEAEIRAIVEEAEAANTYVMAHAYTARAIRRAVECGVRTIEHGNLVDRETAQLMHERGAFAVPTQVTYEMLAEHGARYGLPADSVAKIEDVRLAGRRALEYFAEAGVPMGYGSDLLGEMHEYQTQELRIRAEVLGNLEALRSATSVAARILQREGELGCIASGALADLLVVDGDPLADIGCLVGQGERLDVILQGGRLVKNRLG; encoded by the coding sequence ATGACTAACAGTACCTCCCTGCTGCTGCGCAACGGCAAGCTGCTCGACCTCGAAAACGGCACCCTGATCACCGGTAAAGAAGTCCTGGTGGAAGGGGATCGCATCACCGCCGTGCGCGACCAGAGCGCCCTCTCGCCGGAAGGCGTGACCGTCATCGATCTGGGCGGTCGCACCCTGATGCCGGGGCTGATCGACTGCCATGTGCATGTGCTGGCCTCCAGCGCCAACCTGGGCTTCAACGCCCTGCAGCCCAATGCCATCATCATGTATCGCGCACTGCCCATCCTCGAAGGCATGCTTGCCCGCGGCTTCACCACCGTACGGGATGCCGGCGGGGCGGATTGGGCGCTGGCGCGCTCCATCGCCCTCGGGCTGGTGCCGGGACCGCGCATCTTCGCCTCCGGCAAGGCGTTGTCGCAGACTGGCGGCCATGGCGACATGCGCGCCCGCGGCGAATTGCTGCTTAACGAGCCCTGCAGTTGCTGCTTCCGCGCTGGTGCCATCGCCCGGGTGGTGGATGGCGTGGACAACGTGCGCAAGGCCGTGCGCGAAGAGCTGCAGCAGGGTGCCACCCAGATCAAGATCATGGCTTCCGGCGGGGTGTCCTCGCCGACCGATCCCATCGCCAATACCCAGTACAGCGAGGCCGAGATCCGCGCCATCGTCGAGGAAGCCGAGGCGGCCAATACCTATGTGATGGCCCATGCCTATACCGCCCGGGCCATCCGCCGCGCGGTGGAATGCGGGGTGCGCACCATCGAGCACGGTAACCTGGTGGACCGGGAAACGGCGCAACTGATGCACGAACGGGGGGCCTTCGCGGTGCCGACCCAGGTGACCTACGAGATGCTCGCCGAGCACGGTGCCCGCTATGGCCTGCCGGCGGACTCCGTGGCCAAGATCGAGGACGTCCGCCTGGCCGGTCGCCGCGCCCTCGAATACTTTGCCGAGGCGGGCGTCCCCATGGGCTATGGCTCCGATCTGCTGGGCGAGATGCACGAGTACCAGACCCAGGAACTGCGCATCCGCGCCGAGGTGCTGGGTAATCTGGAGGCCCTGCGCAGCGCCACCAGCGTGGCGGCGCGCATCCTGCAACGCGAGGGCGAACTGGGCTGCATCGCGAGCGGCGCCCTGGCGGATCTGCTGGTGGTGGATGGCGATCCGCTGGCCGACATCGGCTGCCTGGTAGGGCAGGGCGAGCGACTGGACGTCATCCTCCAGGGCGGACGGCTGGTGAAGAATCGCCTGGGTTGA
- a CDS encoding ester cyclase, translating to MPLTPAELGSHYRAYLDCLNRHAWAELALYVDEAVEHNGRPLGLAGYRAMLEGDHAAIPDLQFSARLLVVEPPWLAAQLDFDCTPHGELFGLPVNGRRVRFSEHVFYRFAEGRIREVRSVIDRAAIAAQL from the coding sequence ATGCCTCTTACCCCTGCCGAACTCGGCAGCCATTACCGGGCCTATCTCGATTGTCTCAACCGCCATGCCTGGGCGGAGCTGGCGCTTTATGTCGACGAGGCGGTCGAGCATAACGGTCGTCCCCTCGGCCTGGCTGGCTACCGGGCCATGCTCGAAGGCGATCACGCCGCCATCCCTGATCTGCAGTTCAGCGCGCGGCTGCTGGTAGTGGAGCCGCCTTGGCTGGCGGCGCAGCTGGATTTCGACTGCACCCCGCACGGGGAGCTGTTCGGTTTGCCGGTGAACGGCCGTCGGGTGCGCTTCAGTGAGCATGTGTTCTATCGCTTTGCCGAGGGACGCATCCGCGAGGTGCGGTCAGTGATAGATAGGGCCGCGATAGCCGCGCAGCTGTAA
- the lpdA gene encoding dihydrolipoyl dehydrogenase — translation MDTRLLIIGGGPGGYVAALRAAQLGITTTLVEGAALGGTCLNVGCIPSKAMIHVAEEYHRACGRADQGSLGIRHGRPELDLGQAVAWKNGIVNRLTTGVAGLLKKQGVTVIEGWAEILDGKTVEVQRTGGERLRIRTEHLLLAMGSTSVELPNLPFGGTVISATEALSPTEIPEHLVVVGAGYIGLELGIAYRKLGSKVAVVEAQSRLLPGYDAELTAPLRQHLERLGIELHLNCRVAGLTEDGAGLRMTMGDGQEQVLPAQRILVAAGRRPRTEGLERLPLDYDGRYIRVDDGCRTSMTDVWAIGDLTGEPLLAHRAMAQGEVVAELIAGKRRHFAPVAIPAVCYTDPEIVVVGLTPEQAKAQGLEIKVASFPFAANGRALTLEAPEGFVRVVARADDHRILGWQATGQQVAELATAFVHSLEMGMQLEDVAATLHPHPTLGEAVQEAALKALGRALHL, via the coding sequence ATGGACACCCGACTCCTCATCATCGGCGGCGGCCCCGGCGGTTACGTCGCCGCCCTGCGCGCCGCCCAGCTGGGCATCACCACCACCCTGGTGGAGGGTGCCGCCCTGGGCGGTACCTGCCTCAACGTGGGCTGCATTCCTTCCAAGGCCATGATCCATGTCGCCGAGGAATACCATCGCGCCTGCGGGCGTGCCGACCAGGGCAGCCTGGGCATCCGCCACGGCCGCCCGGAGCTGGACCTCGGCCAGGCCGTGGCCTGGAAGAACGGTATCGTCAATCGCCTCACCACCGGTGTCGCCGGCCTGCTGAAGAAGCAGGGAGTGACGGTGATCGAGGGCTGGGCCGAGATCCTCGACGGCAAGACCGTCGAGGTGCAGCGTACGGGAGGCGAGCGGCTGCGTATCCGCACCGAGCACCTGCTGCTGGCCATGGGCTCCACCTCGGTGGAACTGCCCAACCTGCCCTTCGGCGGCACTGTGATCTCGGCCACCGAAGCACTATCGCCCACGGAGATCCCAGAGCATCTGGTGGTGGTGGGCGCCGGCTATATCGGCCTGGAGTTGGGCATCGCTTATCGCAAGCTGGGTTCCAAGGTCGCCGTGGTCGAGGCCCAGTCGCGGCTGCTGCCAGGCTACGACGCCGAACTCACCGCGCCACTGCGCCAGCACCTGGAACGACTGGGCATCGAATTGCACCTGAATTGCCGGGTCGCCGGCTTGACGGAGGATGGCGCCGGACTGCGGATGACCATGGGCGATGGCCAGGAGCAGGTGCTGCCCGCCCAACGCATCCTGGTGGCTGCCGGGCGCCGCCCTCGTACCGAGGGCCTGGAACGGCTGCCGCTGGACTATGACGGCCGCTACATCCGCGTCGACGATGGCTGCCGTACCAGCATGACCGACGTCTGGGCCATTGGCGACCTCACCGGCGAACCCCTGCTGGCCCATCGCGCCATGGCCCAGGGCGAGGTGGTGGCAGAGCTGATCGCCGGCAAGCGGCGGCACTTCGCTCCGGTGGCCATTCCGGCGGTTTGCTACACCGATCCGGAAATCGTGGTGGTCGGCCTCACACCCGAGCAGGCCAAGGCCCAGGGGCTGGAGATCAAGGTCGCCAGTTTTCCCTTCGCCGCCAACGGCCGTGCCCTGACCCTGGAAGCGCCGGAAGGCTTCGTGCGGGTGGTGGCCCGCGCCGATGACCATCGCATCCTCGGTTGGCAGGCCACCGGGCAGCAGGTGGCGGAATTGGCCACGGCCTTTGTCCATAGTCTGGAGATGGGCATGCAGCTGGAAGACGTGGCGGCCACCCTGCATCCACACCCCACCCTGGGTGAGGCGGTGCAGGAGGCGGCGCTGAAAGCCTTGGGCCGAGCGCTGCATCTGTGA
- a CDS encoding dihydrolipoamide acetyltransferase family protein: MGTHVIKMPDIGEGIAEVELVKWYVAVGDEVSEDQTLADVMTDKAMVEIPSPVVGRVLALGGEPGQVLAVGAELIRLEVAGDGNQREASRPAPAESTPAPAPKAEAPKPEPIPSAVPSHPAPAAQRDDDRPASRPAPGSPPLASPAVRQHAWDLGIELRFVTGSGQGGRILHGDLDAYVQQRDAGLPPATGGNGLAKRTGEERIPLIGLRRKIAEKMQTAKRHIPHFTYVEELDVTELEALRASLNQRWQGRRAHLTLLPFLARALVVAVRDFPQMNARFDEESSTVTRYGAVHLGIATQGDQGLAVPVVRHAEALDLWGCAQEVARLATAVRGGKASRDELGGSTLTISSLGPLGGIASTPIINHPEVAIIGVNRIVERPAFRNGLVVPRKLMNLSASFDHRLIDGQDAASFIQAVRQLLEQPATLFLE; the protein is encoded by the coding sequence ATGGGTACCCATGTCATCAAGATGCCGGACATCGGTGAAGGCATCGCCGAGGTGGAACTGGTCAAGTGGTACGTGGCGGTGGGCGACGAGGTCAGCGAAGACCAGACCCTCGCCGATGTCATGACCGACAAGGCCATGGTGGAGATTCCCTCGCCGGTGGTGGGCCGGGTGCTCGCCCTCGGCGGCGAGCCCGGCCAGGTGCTGGCGGTCGGCGCCGAGTTGATCCGCCTGGAAGTGGCCGGCGACGGCAACCAGCGTGAGGCCAGTCGCCCTGCACCCGCGGAGTCAACTCCCGCACCGGCACCCAAGGCGGAAGCGCCCAAGCCTGAGCCGATACCGTCCGCCGTCCCGTCGCACCCCGCGCCCGCAGCCCAGCGCGACGACGACCGACCGGCTTCCCGCCCGGCCCCCGGCAGCCCGCCGCTGGCCTCCCCGGCGGTGCGCCAGCACGCCTGGGACCTGGGTATCGAGTTGCGATTCGTCACCGGCAGCGGCCAGGGCGGCCGTATCCTGCATGGCGATCTGGACGCCTATGTGCAGCAGCGCGACGCCGGCCTGCCGCCGGCCACCGGCGGCAATGGGCTGGCCAAACGCACTGGCGAGGAACGCATTCCGCTGATCGGCTTGAGGCGCAAGATCGCCGAGAAGATGCAGACGGCCAAGCGCCATATACCCCACTTCACCTATGTGGAAGAGCTGGATGTCACCGAACTGGAAGCCTTGAGAGCCAGCCTCAACCAGCGCTGGCAGGGGCGTCGTGCCCATCTCACCCTGCTGCCCTTCCTGGCGCGGGCTTTGGTGGTAGCGGTGCGGGATTTCCCGCAGATGAATGCGCGCTTCGACGAGGAAAGCAGCACGGTGACGCGCTATGGCGCGGTGCACCTGGGCATCGCCACCCAGGGCGACCAGGGCCTGGCGGTGCCGGTGGTCCGCCACGCCGAGGCGCTGGATCTCTGGGGCTGTGCCCAGGAGGTGGCGCGCCTTGCCACCGCGGTGCGCGGCGGCAAGGCCAGTCGTGATGAACTGGGCGGTTCCACCCTGACCATCAGCAGCCTCGGTCCGCTGGGCGGCATCGCTTCCACGCCCATCATCAACCATCCCGAGGTGGCCATCATCGGCGTCAACCGCATCGTCGAGCGCCCGGCCTTCCGTAATGGGCTAGTGGTGCCGCGCAAGCTGATGAATCTCTCCGCCTCCTTCGACCACCGGCTGATCGATGGGCAGGACGCCGCCAGTTTCATCCAGGCCGTGCGCCAGCTGCTCGAACAACCCGCCACCCTCTTCCTGGAGTAG
- a CDS encoding alpha-ketoacid dehydrogenase subunit beta translates to MTVQQETDLPTQAGSRSTLTMIQAIRSGLDVMLERDSNVVVFGEDVGYFGGVFRCTEGLQAKYGAARVFDAPISENGIAGAAVGMGAYGLRPVAEIQFADYVYPAIDQIVSEAARLRYRSVGQFTAPLVFRMPCGGGIYGGQTHSQSPEAMFTQVCGLRTVMPSNPYDAKGLLIAAIESDDPVIFLEPKRLYNGPFDGHHDRPVTPWSGHPASAVPDGYYRVELERAAVVRPGKQVTVLTYGTTVWVALAAAAETGIDAEVIDIRSLWPLDLQTLTDSVNKTGRCVVVHEATRTCGYGAELVSLMQEHCFHRLEAPIERVTGWDTPYPHAQEWDYFPGPARVGAALKRAMEV, encoded by the coding sequence ATGACCGTACAACAGGAAACCGACCTGCCGACCCAGGCCGGCAGCCGCAGCACCCTGACCATGATCCAGGCCATCCGCTCGGGGCTGGACGTGATGCTCGAACGCGACAGCAACGTGGTGGTGTTCGGCGAAGACGTCGGCTACTTCGGCGGCGTCTTTCGCTGCACCGAGGGCCTGCAGGCCAAGTATGGCGCCGCGCGGGTGTTCGATGCGCCCATCTCGGAAAACGGCATCGCCGGCGCCGCGGTGGGCATGGGCGCCTATGGATTGCGGCCGGTGGCGGAGATCCAGTTCGCCGACTACGTCTATCCGGCCATCGACCAGATCGTCTCCGAAGCGGCACGCCTGCGCTATCGCTCGGTGGGCCAATTCACCGCACCGCTGGTGTTCCGCATGCCCTGCGGCGGCGGCATCTACGGCGGCCAGACCCACAGCCAGAGCCCCGAGGCCATGTTCACCCAGGTCTGCGGCCTGCGCACCGTGATGCCGTCCAACCCCTACGACGCCAAGGGCCTGCTGATCGCCGCCATCGAAAGCGACGACCCGGTGATCTTTCTCGAACCCAAGCGCCTCTACAACGGCCCCTTCGACGGCCACCACGACCGCCCGGTGACGCCCTGGTCGGGGCATCCCGCCAGCGCCGTACCGGACGGCTACTACCGGGTCGAGCTGGAGCGCGCCGCCGTGGTGCGCCCGGGCAAGCAGGTCACGGTGCTGACCTATGGCACCACTGTCTGGGTGGCCCTGGCAGCGGCCGCCGAGACCGGCATCGACGCCGAGGTGATCGACATCCGCAGTCTCTGGCCGCTGGACCTGCAGACCCTCACCGACTCGGTGAACAAGACCGGCCGCTGCGTGGTGGTCCACGAAGCCACCCGCACCTGTGGCTATGGCGCCGAGCTGGTGTCCCTGATGCAGGAGCACTGTTTCCATCGCCTGGAGGCACCCATAGAACGGGTTACCGGTTGGGACACGCCCTATCCCCATGCCCAGGAGTGGGACTACTTCCCCGGTCCGGCGCGGGTCGGCGCCGCGCTCAAGCGCGCGATGGAGGTCTGA
- a CDS encoding thiamine pyrophosphate-dependent enzyme, which translates to MSDYPPLQLHVPEPSGRPGRPTDFSYLQLCPAGRAEKPPVDVAPVDTRELATQLIRILDDDGKAVGPWATEEAPELLLRGLRAMLKTRLFDARMLKAQRQKKLSFYMQCLGEEAIAVGQTLALRPDDMHFPTYRQQGILIAREAPLEEMICQLLSNARDPLKGRQLPVMYSYRDLGFFSISGNLGTQYIQAVGWAMASAIKGDTRIAAGWIGDGATAEGDFHAALTFAHVYRAPVILNIVNNQWAISTFQAIAGGEGITLATRGLGYGIAALRVDGNDFLAVLAASRWAAERARRNLGPTLIEWVTYRAGPHSTSDDPSKYRPADDWTHFPLGDPIDRLKAHLIGRGLWSDEQHQALTAELEAEVAAAQKAAEAHGTFASELAPSAADMFEEVYQVLPPHLRRQRQQLGK; encoded by the coding sequence ATGAGCGACTACCCTCCCCTGCAGTTGCACGTCCCCGAGCCCAGTGGCCGTCCAGGACGCCCCACCGACTTCAGCTACCTGCAACTCTGCCCAGCCGGCCGCGCCGAGAAGCCGCCGGTGGACGTGGCGCCAGTGGATACCCGCGAGCTGGCTACCCAGTTGATCCGCATCCTCGACGACGACGGCAAGGCTGTCGGCCCCTGGGCCACGGAAGAAGCGCCCGAGCTGCTGCTGCGTGGACTGCGCGCCATGCTCAAGACGCGGCTGTTCGATGCGCGGATGCTCAAGGCGCAGCGACAGAAGAAACTCTCCTTCTATATGCAGTGCCTGGGCGAGGAAGCCATCGCCGTCGGCCAGACCCTGGCCCTGCGCCCGGACGACATGCATTTCCCCACCTATCGCCAGCAGGGCATCCTCATCGCCCGCGAGGCGCCGCTGGAGGAAATGATCTGCCAGCTGCTGTCCAACGCCCGCGATCCGCTCAAGGGCCGCCAGCTGCCGGTGATGTATTCCTACCGCGACCTCGGCTTCTTCTCCATCTCCGGCAACCTGGGCACCCAGTACATCCAGGCGGTGGGCTGGGCCATGGCTTCGGCGATCAAGGGCGATACGCGCATCGCCGCTGGCTGGATCGGTGACGGCGCCACCGCCGAAGGCGACTTCCACGCCGCCCTCACCTTCGCCCACGTCTACCGGGCGCCGGTGATCCTCAATATCGTCAACAACCAGTGGGCCATCTCCACCTTCCAGGCCATCGCCGGGGGTGAAGGCATCACCCTGGCCACCCGCGGCCTCGGCTATGGCATCGCCGCGCTGCGGGTGGATGGCAACGACTTCCTCGCCGTACTGGCCGCGTCGCGCTGGGCCGCCGAACGCGCCCGGCGCAATCTGGGACCGACCCTGATCGAGTGGGTGACCTATCGCGCCGGCCCCCACTCCACCTCGGACGATCCGTCCAAGTACCGTCCCGCCGACGACTGGACGCACTTCCCCCTGGGCGACCCCATCGACCGGCTCAAGGCGCACCTGATCGGCCGGGGTCTCTGGTCGGACGAACAGCACCAGGCGCTGACCGCCGAGCTGGAAGCCGAGGTAGCCGCTGCCCAGAAGGCTGCCGAGGCCCATGGCACCTTCGCCAGCGAGCTCGCACCCAGCGCCGCCGACATGTTCGAGGAGGTCTACCAGGTCCTGCCGCCGCACCTGCGTCGCCAACGCCAACAGCTCGGGAAGTGA
- a CDS encoding Lrp/AsnC family transcriptional regulator, producing MAGLDRIDLRILNALSADGRLSWRDLAQKIGLSLTPTLRRVKRLEDEKYIQGYHAQLDETRLAGSVSVFVSVRLEKQSTDYLQAFEREIVKAPQVMSCFQMTGDADYVLRVVVQDLTAYQHFLAETLTCIPGVASVTSAFSLKAVLLRPAPPL from the coding sequence ATGGCTGGTCTGGACCGTATCGACCTGCGCATCCTCAACGCCCTGTCTGCCGACGGCCGCCTCAGCTGGCGCGATCTGGCCCAGAAGATCGGGCTGTCGTTGACCCCCACGCTGCGGCGGGTCAAGCGGCTGGAAGACGAGAAATACATCCAGGGCTATCACGCCCAACTCGACGAGACGCGCCTGGCCGGCAGCGTCAGTGTCTTCGTCTCGGTGCGATTGGAGAAGCAGTCCACCGACTACCTGCAGGCCTTCGAGCGTGAGATCGTCAAGGCGCCCCAGGTGATGAGCTGTTTCCAGATGACCGGGGATGCGGACTACGTATTGCGGGTGGTGGTACAGGATCTGACGGCTTATCAGCATTTCCTGGCGGAAACCCTGACCTGCATTCCGGGGGTGGCCAGCGTGACCTCGGCATTTTCGCTGAAGGCCGTACTGCTCAGGCCGGCACCGCCGCTGTAG
- a CDS encoding response regulator: protein MRAEQPETPVFRPTLLVVDDEPLVADFVREILEPEGFNIIAADSADTALPLLEKEEANIDILLTDIRMPGSMDGAQLANTVCQRWPDMPIIVMSGYETPSTASIKCKVRFLPKPWSIGQLIDTVNGVAYSVTPSA, encoded by the coding sequence ATGCGCGCAGAACAGCCGGAAACCCCTGTCTTCCGACCCACCCTCCTGGTGGTGGACGACGAGCCACTGGTCGCGGATTTCGTCCGCGAGATCCTCGAACCGGAAGGCTTCAACATCATCGCCGCTGACTCCGCCGACACCGCCTTGCCGCTGTTGGAAAAGGAAGAGGCCAATATCGACATCCTGCTGACGGACATCCGTATGCCGGGGTCCATGGATGGCGCTCAACTGGCGAATACGGTGTGTCAACGCTGGCCGGATATGCCCATTATCGTCATGTCTGGCTACGAGACCCCCTCGACGGCGAGCATCAAGTGCAAGGTCCGTTTCCTGCCCAAGCCCTGGTCGATTGGTCAGTTGATCGATACCGTCAACGGCGTGGCCTATTCGGTGACGCCAAGCGCCTGA